The Nymphaea colorata isolate Beijing-Zhang1983 chromosome 7, ASM883128v2, whole genome shotgun sequence DNA window ATTAAATGGGCAATGGCtgtgatttttttgtcaaaatataaCAATTAATCAAGTATCCTGAAACTAACCAGATAATCATGCCTAGACTTGTGCACGATCCTAACCCTATATATGCGTGAAAACTTGTTGGTTGTCCACACTTAGCTAAGCTAAAGCCTTCTGCCTTACGGACATATCTGTTTTGTCACTGCATTGCATTGATGCATATTGAGAATTCAATGCTTTCTACTTCACTAAGCTTTGAATTCTCTCGCTAGGTTAGTTGTACGAATGTCTCGTACCATTAGTCGGTAGGTTAAGCTGGATCAAGCGCCTTTAGTTTTGGTGCCTAATTTTTAACGTTAGAGTGTATCAATCAATATGGTAAATATAGTTTGCCCGGTATCTTCACCAATATCTTTAATCTGTTTCCTTTATCAAAAGGATgaataagtttttaaaattattttatttttatatgccTGTACATGATAAATTGGCTGTTCTATTGCACCATCTAGACGTAAGGATAACCATTATGATTTCCATTAAGCTGACTTTTGGATCGTATTTTTGTTCAAATGTTCTCAGCAACCATCTGGTAGGATGAGCAAGCGATTCGTGAAAAGGGGATGGGTCCCAAACCTCAATAATTTGTGGGGTCTGAACCAATTTGAGATAGGCGCAGCTTTCCTGTGCTTAGTCTTATCTTCTTATACATAGACCAAACCGGATAGATATGGGTAACCATCTAAGACACAGGTTTTCTTGAAATGTCCCACAGAAAACCTTAGATTCGTTTCTATAGACATTATGCAAAGAACATCTAACATGGAGTGATATTTTCcacatgtatatgtgtatagaAAATGTCGCTCGACGCTAGCTTTTTTTGCATAGTATTTATGGAAAAGAGAGAACAAATCAATCTATACTTTTAAATTTATCttgccttctgttgtttcatgGCTGTCGGCACCATGACTGTTTGTTCTTTGAAAATCAATTATATAGATGGATGCATATATGTtaagatttataaaacaaaaagttcttgCAATTATTTATAAATTAGATTTATAAGGTTTCAAAAATTAGCAGTTTTAGCTTTTTGCGGATCATAAAATGCAATCTacacaatgattttttttttgttttaattttcaGCAAGAATCTGTATTCTCGCGTTCTTCAATTTGTATATGTTTTTACATTTATCTCTGTAgttaaattttaagaaaaataacttaaCACACAGCAAGGTATACTAAATTTGGGGAGACAATTAAGAGCTGAGAATTGACGGTCCCCCAACTTAATATAAGCCAGTTGATTTTTGcattttagaaaaatcaaaccACATAGTTGAATgcaaaaaagatggaaaatcagaaaagaaaattcagatTAAGTCTAATGTTTAGATCAGAATTTAtggatgagaatgacaaaattTTTATCTTCAAGCTCCCGTCACTATGTATTGGATTTCATGATTTCTTTTCAAGTAAATATTTTGGATTTCGCATCCTCGGGtgataaattttataaatattttaatctgTGGCTAATGTTCCCAATGCCAAGCACTAAGATCCATGCTatggtagagagagaaagacggGTGGAGAAGGCTGCTCGGCTTTCTCCATCAATGTTCCGATGCGTTCGTGCTTAAGGATTCCCTCCCATTCCATTAAAATAATTAACTAATGAAGTACAATCAGTTGTGCAAACTACAGAACGTGTAAGAAAAGTGGTCATGTTAAGCACAGCAGTATGTAATGACCAATATACCTTTGactaaagcaaaaaaggaaatcttttagaaagataaaaaaaaagctatacaaaagtttagaaaatgtacatttatttgtaaaaaaattctATAATACCctggtctttctttttcttcagtgTATGTTTGTCACGTGCACACCCCCATGCAACTGGATCTGACTTACAATACCCTTAACCCAATAATGACACTTACCTGGACAGTCTGGAGACAACACCAGTTGAAAGAAACTTGTTACATGTCTTCACTATGCCGAAGTGAGGCTCCCTGAATTCCCATTAGCCCCAGATGGAACCCAACAGACCTCTAAGCCAGATCTTCCACCTAGAGTTGTTAGATCTCACAAAAACTGATTGAACTGACTCTGGAACTTCCCATCGGTAAATTCTGACTCATATACCTTCTTCAAAAAACAACTAGATCTCTCCGATCACAGATCCTACCTCTGACACAGGAAGCAATTTCAATCACCCATCCCGGCATCTTTTCTATCAGCCAAAAGGCTGAACCCTTTTTGTTTCCAATCATTTCTTGATTGCACAAGCAGCACAACCAACCTGATAAGGCCAAATaaacttattttgttttcatgtgcatgtatacgaTAAAGTGGCTGTTGGACATAAGGATAACCTTTACAGATTTCCATTGTAAACTGACTTTGGAACAGCATTTTTGGCCAAATGATCTCAGCAAGCATATGGTTGGATGAAGCAAGTGTTTCGTGAAGAGGGGATGGGTCCCAAACCTCGATAATTTGGGGTCTGAACCAAATGAGATGGGCGCTGGTAGCCCGTTACTGTGTTTAGtcttattcttttatatatagaCCAACCCGGATAGACCTGGATAACCACCTAAGACAGGTTTCCTTGAAATGTCAcacagaaaaaatgagattaaaacATCGACATGTAGAGAAATTGTGCCTGTGGCCTGACATTGCCCATATTCATGCTGTTTGCAGTCATTGcccaacatctctctctctttctaagaAACCAAAGCGACAGAGAAAGGCAAAACCTAGAAAGGAGACAAAGAGAGGAACTCAATGAGGTGTTGCCTGGAGTAGATTGTTGGTGGGTGAACTTAACTGCACTTgtttcaaggaaagaaaagaggcaCTGGTTGAAACCCTAGATGCAagatgagggagagagagagagagaaagaagaacggACTTACCAATAGGAATGTTCAATGagcgagtcgagcccgagctcagccagctcgaactcgctcaACTCAcataaagctcggctcgaggTCGAACCGAGATTTATgaggctcgagcttgactcagctAACTGAGTGTGATATCGAGCTCGGCTCGCTTAAGCTCTCGATGAATAGTTCGTCTTCTTTAGTctatggaagaaaaaaaagcaactgCAAGATTATTCTACTGCTcttctatatgaaaaatactGACAAAAGTTCTATTGgtcacataaaaaattgattgtACACTGATTCATACAACTTAACCTTGAAACCAAAAAATTACTGCCTGATTTAGGAGAGGCAGAGCTGATGTTCATCACATCGTAGGAGAAGAGGAGCGCACACAACACTGAAGGGAAGCACTACTCCTTTTAACACTGCCAAAATGTCTTGACCTTAGATTCAATAAATTTTTAGGGAAAATGTCTGCAAGATACCTCAATGAAGGGGAGAAAATCTTAGAAACAGAGGCATGTGATAAAGAACAAGGGGAAGCAAATGCCATTTCCTCCGAAggggaaaaatagagaaatgttaAGGGCTTGTGAATTATCAACCAAAAAATCAAAGCCCTAGTGAATGATGATGGAGAAACAATAGACTCCTCCAaacaattgagagagagagagagaagagagagagagagagagagagagagagagagagagaaggaggaagaagaaggaggagagagagaaagaccgagggtttttgaaacccttagtgagagagagtgatagagaggagggggaggagagagaaagattgtgGGTTTGTGAAACACATGGTGAGAAAGAGTGACAGAGAGGTACCTCATTCGTTGCAGTTGCAGGCCATGAGAGTGAGAGATAGATGAAcctccatccttgtggttgcAACATCAGAGagtgggaggaagaagaagaaaaaaagaataagagagagagagagaggcgacaACGAggtgggaggaagaagaagaaaaagaaggggtgAGAGAGTGCaggagagaaaatgagagagtgagagaagaataagagagagacagaggcgACAGTGAggtgggaggaagaagaagaaaaagaaggggtgAGAGAGTGCaggagagaaaatgagagagtgagaggaccgataaaatgggaatgcataacaaaatttggggacaagaaatCCCCTATATACATGAACAAGccgcaaaaacaaaatagaaagaatgaaatatacaagacagtagcacaataaaacaaaataagagaggTGAGGAGAGAGTGAATAGACGAAGCAGCAAAGTCATCCAATAGCAAACGAAGGATGGTATCATAGCCGAATAGCAAAGTGGACATCCCCTACACAAGACGTGCCACAAAATCCGACGATGAGAAGGTGCCTTTGATGACTCTTGTTGTGCTCCTTCTAAATGCACCACCAAAAGGATACGAGCCACAACCTCCATACATGACCACAAGAAAAGAACAGGTAggagaaaagataaaagagaaataaaaggtGAATGGAGGGCAGATCTGAAAGGATACTAACAAAAAAAGGCCATGTAGAGGCAAGAAcaatatagaaaaaaagatATGAGGTAAAAAAGTGAACCTGAGATTCAGTCGCGGCGAGATAGAAGAGACATTGGTTAGCTAAAATAATGTCAAGGCGCTGTAGGTTATCAAAACTATTGATGTGACAAcaagaagaagccagacaaaagcaatggcaaaAGGAGAGAGGCTAGGAGACCAAATGGACCGGGGTGGGAACGATGCAGTGGAATAACCAATGGAGGTCAggtagcaaaaagaaaaagtgaatccaAGGGAATGCAAAAGAGCCCACGATAAGGGGGCAGAGGGGAGGGGAAGGCGAGCAATGGGAGGTCAACAAGacgaaagaaaaagagaaaggcagAAAGCATGGCACACCAAAAGTGGGAAGGAGAGGTGTGAGAAGTGAAAATATTCCAATCACTAGGGGATGGAAGGTCATATTTGAAATAAACGAAAAGAGTGATGGGAGAATGCTCAGTTGCCAGACACAATAAGGACTCACATGCTCGACACCCTCAAGATGACGTGGAAGGGCAACCATGTCCCAATGCGCAAGACAATCCGAATGCCGATCACTATCTTAGATAAAATTACGAATGATCTTTATCAAACATTTGACAGGAGGTCGAAAGACTGCTAGAGCACAGAGCGAGACAGACACATGACAATGTTTAGTAAAGGTAATACGATCTGAAAGGAAAAGCAAATTTTCCTACCAACAATGAAGGGGATCCACAAGTTTATGCTCCACTCCATCCCAAAAGGAGGGTGCAGGAGGTGACAACATCATTTGcgtaaatgatgaaaatgtgaCATTTGGAGGAATTAATAAAAAGACTCCAGATAAACTCAAAAACTCGAAGGATGAACCAAGTTTTTACAATCTATTCGTATGAAGTAGTGCCAAATATGAGAAAGTCATAagcatactgaagggtggagaaaATCTGTATGTAGGGGATTGAATGCGGTGTGAAGAAGCCAACGACCACAGAGTGACAAAATAAGATAGAAAAGCAATCAACaactaagttgaaaagcaaTGCCGATAACAGACAATCTTGACGGAGGCTGCGGCCGAGATAGAAGAATTCGCCACAcatcccattgaaggagaccgcaagctgaGCCTCAATGACAAGCAAAAGGATCCACTGCCAAAACGACTGACCAAAAGCAAGGCGGGTAAGGAGGTTAGgtaggaactcccaactaaccgaatCAAAGGTCTTGGAAATACTCAACTTAAGGATGGAGGGAAAATGCAGATAGTAGATGGAGTGAACAACCTTATTGGCTAGGACAACAACGTCATGCAGATGTCGACCCTTGATAAATGCAACCTAGATTGGGTTAATGATAGAAGACATAACAGACACAAGCCTCATGGAAAGCAACTTAACGATAATTTTATAGGGTGTGCTTAAGATGGAGCTCGGGCGAAAGTGGCTGATGTATATAGGGTTAGGATGCTTAGGTACCAAGACACAGGTGGCTTGATTAAATTCcttaaggtagtgtttgatgacCTGAAAATCTAGAATTGGAAAATCTttctgattcccattttgatgtgtgtgtgatgactaagaaataaatttctaaaaatttatttctgagtttgatgaaaaagaaatatattttcagatttctagaaaattattttttagtttgataataaggaaacatatttCTAGATttccaaaacatatttttaattgtaaTGAAGAGCTCCTACGATCTTCCATTTCCTTGTCAGTTATTTCCAGAACTTAGTTTGTTCACCAAATGGTTCAGTTTTTCATTAGAACTGTTTTGTGTGAAAACTGAGAACCTTAATGTTGTTCCTTGTTCACCAGGAAAACTCCCCCAACTGTGCAAGAATGTGGTAGTCATCCACAATTTCACCCCTTCTCCTagacacatgcatgcatatatatatacacttgcAAAATTCAATCTCACCCCTTCTCCTagacacatgcatatatatatatatatatatatatatatatatatatatatatatatatatatatatatatatatatatatatatatatatatatatatatatatatatatatatatatatatatatatatatatatatatatatatatatatatatatatatatatatatatatatatatatatatgcattcccTTAAACATAATGATAGAAATAGATCTGATGACAATATAATACATGCATACAAATGTTTTGAGAAGTTGATGATAATATAAAGAAACACATCTAGAGTCTTGTTCCACTTCAAGCAAGATGAACTCATAAATAATTGGCTCTTCACAGAAGGGAAAACTGAATACTGCTAAATGGATGAACCAAACATAACTTTTAGAGGAGAACTTagacatttttctttatttttcattttttttcatagggTATCTCTGAGACACTTTATGGGAACAATTTACTTGATCTGTCAGTGGCTGAGTCAGACCCAGGTGCATGAAAAAACAAAGGCTGGGCAAGGTAAGGGAACAATAagtacaaagaaaacaaaggctGGACAATTTCCATAACAACGTGATGTCAAGTCTATACCAAAAGTAACTGTGCATTTGTGCATATAAATGATCAAATTGTACAGCttataattaaagaaaatgcaaaagaaaaaaaagacataaatgACAGTGCATATGCGGAAAAGCACAAATACAAACATCAAGTGTATATGGAGGGAAACAGCAATAGAAATGTCAACTAATTGCTAACAAACTCACTTCCGTAATGCAGCATATGCTTCTGCCTTCTTTAGAGGATATCCGCTAGAGTAGAAAGCAATTAAGCAATCACAAATTGGCCaactagaaacaagaaaaaatgaaaatagtaaGTCGGCAACATAAAGCCGCTAGAGGAAGCATGTTAGAATGGGGCAGAGAATGGTTGAATGATGGTTGAAATTTAATACAGCTTCACAAAATCCCACAATGTAAGGTgtgaaaccagaaaacaaaaacacaaacaacCACATAGAACATAACCATTAACCTCAgtattttccaatttttctgCAGCAAATGGGAGGTACTGCTCAGTTATAGATCCAATGAATACTGTCCTCTTACCTATGTCAGACAGTTTTGTGTGTGTACTTATAATGGATATACAGCAACAATCTAAAATGGTGTACATGCAAGATATATAGACACTCAGCCCCTTtcaaatagagaaaaaaaaaatcccagaTGTAGTCCAGACCtggattaaagaaaaaaatggaaaagaaataagagaGGCCGTTCTGGAACAAGTCTATAACAGAGGATGCTATTGGACCCACATATGTAGATAATTTGCCATATAATCTACAGATTCTACACATACATGCAAGAACGTATTTTTTCTGCTGGATACGTATTAGTTGAAGAAGGTACAACAAGAACTTCTGTTGAGGGCGTATTTGCTGCTGGTGATGTGCAGGTAAAGAAATTCATAAAGAAATTCAGTCATCTTTTGCGCCATCAACAGTCTGATCAACAAAAAAGCGAATagaagaaagagacagagaggtAAAGGGCAAAAAATGGGGAATCTTGGGGATTCAAAAGGGGAGAGGAAATCAAACATGACGCGAAGTGCCTTAAATAAGGGGCATCGGCACCATACCAGTGTAtaaggggaagaaaaagaaggctaCCAACTACCAAGGcattgaagaaggaaaaggaaagaagcacCGAACAGAGgagaacaaaaaattacataatGACATTGTGAACAGCCTACCACCACCAACTTCCCAGATCATCACAAATGCGTGGAATCGTCCGCCTAGACGAGAGAACTCTCTATTTTCCTTGGCACCAATGCTAAAGAGCAACAGAGTGAAAGATGAGTtttgaaggaggagaaagagagagagacagagacagagacagagacagagagagatggagataTGGATGGCGGAGCCATACCTGGAACTCCCTCTTTGAGTTGGATCCGACTCACTGAAGAAGCGGAGAGCACACGCAGGGCGGCAGGAGCGTAGAGCACAGGTGGAGAAAAGAGCACAAGCAGCCTAGCAGGGTGGCAGGGCGAAGAGCACAGGCGGAGCCACGGAGAAGAGAAGAATTCGTAGAGTCGGAGTCGACGAAGAGAGGGAGAACGAAAAGAAACCCTAATATTTTTTTCCCGCCTGAGAACTAATCAAGCAGCTGAAGTGAGTCTGAcccggtttttttaaaaccggttcaTTAACTattaatcgagtcgagtcgagtttacaCGAGTTCACTgaagtgaactcgaactcgactcgattaactaATCGAGTCGGCTTGTCAACTTGatctcgactcgtttaaccaaATAAGCAACTCAATTAACcaaacgagtcgagttaaacgagtcgagttcgagtagctcgacttgtTGGTCAGCCCGAACcacaaagacaaagaagaaatcacctatatataaacaaaatctAGGTGCAAGTGCAATCAATCTTCTTATGCTAATTCATGGAAATCCAAAATTCAGAAACAGTTCTTAACTTTTTTATGCTAAATTAACCATCTAAGTAACAAATGCAGTTCAATAACGCAACAAGAAGGGAAGCAGTaaaaaaatggaacaagaaATTGTGCAGTTGTTGTAAGAAAAGGATCCTTTTTCACACCATATGTTATTATGTATAGTTCTCATTAGTTTTGATATATCAACTTACATTCAAGAACTTAATATAGCTCTTCATGAACAGTAAAACTGCAATTATGTACACATCATTTTCTCCGTCTCTCTACCAACTCTTCATGAACCTGCTTCTACGGGCAAGGAAAGTCATCCAGGCCCAAATATCTAAACGGTATATCATCCATGGGATCTTCCTTCCTGAATTTCAGATACCTGGAACCTTTCATCTCCAGCTTGTGGAAGACGTTGCATCTTGCACACTTTTTGCCAACTTTGACTTACCAGCCAGATTAATGATTACTTGAAACTCCACCACCTTCACAGGTTTAGATGTTTTTGGCTTGTGCAAACAACACAATTCCCTTGTTCTTCACCGGTGCTCGTAGAAACTGAAGACTCGATTGGTATCGATTGGTGGTTTGAAATTATTGCTCTAATTCGATCCTTCGTCTAAACTTTTGGATAGCACAGATCATTGTCTGTTCCATGAAACAACAAATTGGAGGTTCTGTTCTACCTATTCCAAAAATAGGGAATCAAAAGCACTCTTGGTAATTTGCTACAAATGCTCTAAATCAGGAAACAATTGCTTTGCTCTTAAAATCATCTTACGGGCCCCCACATAGTCTcattctccatcttcttctcgGCCGCTTCTTTTGCCTGCAGCAGCTCTTCCTTCCAGCGTTTCATCTCAAATTCTCGTGCAAGATAAAACCTGCCCAATTTGCCTCTGGTAGTAAAGTAAGGCACCAAAGACAGTATTTGTACACATGTTAATGCCCACATCAACATTGTTCGAAGCAAAAAACCCATCGTCAATATTGCATGCTGGACGGCACATGGATCCCATAAATCGACaccaatgaaaaatgaaattggggaaaaggaaagaacactCCGTAGATAAAGTGAGATTTGGGCGCTTCCTTTTAAGGGTAACACTCTTGTAGTTCACCTCAGATGAAAATGGTATGAATCAAACCTGATAATAATgctgatgcaaaaaaaaaaaaaataggaatacAGAAacttgaagagaaagaaagccaGGGGCAACTAGTGAAGAGAACAacagaagaagggaagggagagaacaaaggaaaggaagaaagcGGGTTAGGGTTTTACCTCTATCGCCGTCGGCGAAGACATCCAGGGGAGAGTAGAGAAAAGCAGAGGAAGGGGGAGACAAAGAGAAACCCCCTCCCGCTACTCCAGAATCCTTAtgaggaagatgagaagaggcAGCGATGGAGGACaaagatgagaagaggaagacgaggcaGTAACAACGTGAGGTAGCGGCGGAGgacgaagatgagaagaggaagacgaggcaGCAACAGCGTGAGGTAGCGGCAGAGgacgaagatgagaagaggaagacgaggcaGCAACAGCGTGAGGTAGCGGCAGAGgacgaagatgagaagaggaagacgaggcaGCAACAGCGTGAGGTAGCGGCAGAGgacgaagatgagaagaggaagacgaggcaGCAGCAGCGTGAGGTAACGGTGGAGgacgaagatgagaagaggaagacgacgCAGCAGCACTGTGAGGTAGCGCCGGAGgacgaagatgagaagaggaagacgaggggaGCCCAGACGTGAAGAGCCctaacagacaaaaaaaaaatctggaaatatgtttccacctctCACTTCTCTCGGTGGAAACATTTTCTCAGAAAAATTTTACCAATTCCATCTTCAATGATCTCAAAAAAATTTCCGCGTTTGATAAActggaaaaattttcaaattttgaattttgtttcctGAGCTACAAAAAATTTCCTgaccatcaaacactacctaagaAAGACAGAGTTGGAGGCAAATTCGTCACAAAACACAAACATATCAACGCTACAAGCCTCCCAAAAGGTGCAAAAAAACTCAATAGAGAAACCATCAATACCAGGCACCTTACCAGAGCCGAGGGCCCAGACAGAGTTCTTGATTTCTTGGCGTAGGAAGGGCCGCTCAAGAATGGTTGCGCATGAGACAGAAAGGGAGAAGAGGTGAATGTTTGGCAGTGGGAGATGGAAGCGAAAAGGCTTGGAGTAGAAATCATGGAAATGAGTGGTCATAGCAGAGAGAATGTCATCACTAATAAACACCATGCGCCTAATAACCATGGACTGAAGCAACGATTGACAGTGCCTTTGAGAGGCTGCCAAGTGGAAGAACCTATAATTCTGGTCTCCATACGAAAGCCAACCCAACCTAAAACGCTGCTGCCAATAGATGGACTGCCTAATCCACCACTCCTAAGCAAGACACTGGAGACATAAAAGGCGGGAAAAttgatcagcagaaaaaatattAGATGATTGGAGGGACAAGATTTCCTCATCCCAAGCCATCTCCTCAGAAAACTTACCGCTCTAGAAAATGCGTTTCCAGGCAATAACCTCATTCCTAATGCAATGCAACATACTTGGGAGCCTAAAAGTAGCCCACCTACCATCGATGGTATGGTGTGAGCCCACCACCTAGGGATGACAACCACAAA harbors:
- the LOC126410239 gene encoding uncharacterized protein LOC126410239; protein product: MTLVVLLLNAPPKGYEPQPPYMTTRKEQTILTEAAAEIEEFATHPIEGDRKLSLNDKQKDPLPKRLTKSKAGKEGISETLYGNNLLDLSVAESDPAAEDEDEKRKTRQQQREVAAEDEDEKRKTRQQQREVAAEDEDEKRKTRQQQREVAAEDEDEKRKTRQQQREVTVEDEDEKRKTTQQHCEVAPEDEDEKRKTRGAQT